In one window of Micromonospora cathayae DNA:
- the hemW gene encoding radical SAM family heme chaperone HemW produces the protein MPGVLPEGEPVPTDGSLPPTARRAVGARGFGVYVHVPFCASRCGYCDFNTYTASELGGGASRETYADTVLAELRLAARVLGDTPPPRVDTVFVGGGTPTLLPADDLARILDAVDRTWGLAADAEVTTEANPESVTPASLKTLRAAGYTRISLGMQSAAPGVLAVLDRTHSAGRATAAAVEARDAGFDHVNLDLIYGTPGERAEDFAASLDQVVAAGADHVSAYALIVEEGTRLAARMRRGELPYPSDDVAADRYLAAEAALDAAGFSWYEVSNWARTPQARCRHNLLYWAGGDWWGLGPGAHSHVGGVRWWNVKHPGGYAARLAAGESPGLAREVLTADEAHMEDVMLRLRLASGLPLTVLDPAGRAGADRARAAGLLDGAAYAQGRAVLTLRGRLLADAVVRDLLP, from the coding sequence ATGCCCGGAGTCCTTCCAGAAGGCGAACCCGTCCCGACCGACGGCTCGCTGCCGCCGACCGCCCGACGCGCGGTCGGCGCCCGTGGGTTCGGGGTGTACGTCCACGTGCCCTTCTGCGCCAGCCGCTGCGGCTACTGCGACTTCAACACGTACACCGCCAGCGAACTCGGCGGCGGGGCCAGCCGGGAGACGTACGCGGACACCGTGCTGGCCGAGCTGCGGCTGGCCGCCCGGGTCCTCGGCGACACCCCGCCACCGCGCGTCGACACCGTCTTCGTCGGCGGCGGCACGCCCACCCTGCTGCCCGCCGACGACCTGGCCCGCATCCTGGACGCCGTCGACCGCACCTGGGGGCTGGCCGCCGACGCCGAGGTGACCACCGAGGCCAACCCGGAGTCGGTCACCCCGGCCTCGCTCAAGACGCTGCGGGCCGCCGGCTACACCCGTATCTCGCTGGGCATGCAGTCCGCCGCGCCGGGCGTGCTCGCCGTGCTGGACCGCACCCACTCCGCCGGCCGGGCCACCGCCGCCGCGGTCGAGGCCCGCGACGCCGGTTTCGACCACGTCAACCTCGATCTGATCTACGGTACGCCGGGGGAGCGGGCCGAGGACTTCGCCGCCTCGCTCGACCAGGTGGTCGCCGCCGGGGCGGACCACGTCAGCGCGTACGCCCTGATCGTGGAGGAGGGCACCCGGCTGGCCGCCCGGATGCGGCGGGGCGAGCTGCCGTACCCCTCGGACGACGTGGCGGCGGACCGCTACCTGGCCGCCGAGGCCGCCCTCGACGCGGCCGGTTTCTCCTGGTACGAGGTCTCCAACTGGGCCCGGACGCCGCAGGCGCGCTGCCGGCACAACCTGCTCTACTGGGCCGGCGGCGACTGGTGGGGCCTCGGCCCGGGGGCGCACAGCCACGTCGGCGGGGTACGCTGGTGGAACGTCAAGCACCCCGGCGGGTACGCGGCGAGGCTGGCCGCGGGGGAGTCACCCGGCCTGGCCCGGGAGGTCCTCACCGCCGACGAGGCGCACATGGAGGACGTGATGCTGCGGCTGCGGCTCGCCAGCGGGCTGCCGTTGACCGTGCTGGACCCGGCCGGGCGGGCCGGCGCGGACCGGGCGCGGGCCGCCGGCCTGCTCGACGGGGCGGCGTACGCGCAGGGCCGGGCCGTGCTGACCCTGCGCGGCCGGCTGCTCGCCGACGCCGTGGTCCGCGACCTGCTGCCGTGA
- a CDS encoding SDR family oxidoreductase, with translation MTSRAVLVTGASRGIGRAVARVFAAGGDRVAIHHRDSAELADQLRAELPGDGHLVVRADLADPDAVRAMVDQAADRLGGLDVLVNNAGVFGPADPPHPVFETSYEQWRQRWREVVDTNLLGAANASWCAAQHMRARGGRIVNVSSRGAFRGEPGNPAYGASKAGLNALGQSLAVALAPYGIAVATVAPGFVETDMTNEHLKSPRGDAVRAQSPFGRVARPEEIAAAVHWLASPAAEWASGTIVDLNGASYLRT, from the coding sequence GTGACTTCACGGGCGGTACTGGTGACGGGGGCCTCGCGCGGGATCGGCCGCGCGGTGGCGCGGGTGTTCGCGGCCGGCGGGGACCGGGTGGCGATCCACCACCGGGACTCGGCGGAGCTGGCCGACCAGCTCCGCGCCGAACTCCCCGGCGACGGGCACCTGGTGGTGCGGGCCGACCTGGCCGACCCGGACGCGGTCCGGGCGATGGTGGACCAGGCGGCCGACCGGCTCGGCGGGCTGGACGTCCTGGTCAACAACGCCGGGGTGTTCGGGCCGGCGGACCCGCCGCACCCGGTCTTCGAGACCAGCTACGAGCAGTGGCGGCAGCGGTGGCGGGAGGTCGTCGACACCAACCTGCTCGGCGCGGCCAACGCCTCCTGGTGTGCCGCCCAGCACATGCGTGCCCGGGGCGGGCGGATCGTCAACGTCTCGTCCCGGGGCGCGTTCCGCGGCGAACCGGGCAACCCGGCGTACGGGGCGAGCAAGGCGGGACTGAACGCGCTGGGTCAGTCCCTGGCGGTGGCGCTGGCCCCGTACGGCATCGCGGTGGCGACGGTGGCCCCCGGCTTCGTCGAGACCGACATGACCAACGAGCACCTCAAGTCGCCCCGGGGCGACGCGGTACGCGCGCAGAGCCCGTTCGGACGGGTGGCCCGGCCCGAGGAGATCGCCGCCGCCGTGCACTGGTTGGCGTCCCCGGCCGCGGAGTGGGCCTCGGGCACGATCGTGGACCTCAACGGCGCGTCCTACCTGCGGACCTGA
- the hrcA gene encoding heat-inducible transcriptional repressor HrcA — protein MGLDDRKLAVLRAIVEDYVATQEPVGSKALVERHQLGVSPATVRNDMAVLEEEGYIRQPHTSAGRVPTDRGYRLFVDRLSRVKPLSPAERRAIERFLVGAVDLDDVVHRTVRLLAQLTRQVAVVQYPSLARSSVRHLELVPISTTRLMLVMIADTGRVEQRLVELPAPVPVEDVTDLRRLVNEKLVGTRLSDTPPLVQALVEEIRPGLRPAMTTLSTVLLETLVERHEERIALAGTANLTRGGLLDFQGSLRPILEALEEEVVLLKLIGEVEPSATRIRIGDENEIDNLRGASVVSTGYGPGATIVGGLGVLGPTRMDYPGTIATVRAVARYVGELLAQN, from the coding sequence GTGGGTCTCGACGACCGCAAGCTCGCCGTGCTGCGCGCGATCGTCGAGGACTACGTCGCGACCCAGGAGCCGGTCGGCAGCAAGGCGCTGGTCGAGCGGCACCAGCTCGGCGTGTCCCCGGCCACCGTCCGCAACGACATGGCCGTGCTGGAGGAGGAGGGCTACATCCGCCAGCCGCACACCAGCGCCGGCCGGGTGCCCACCGACCGGGGCTACCGGCTCTTCGTCGACCGGCTCTCCCGGGTCAAGCCACTCAGCCCGGCCGAGCGGCGGGCCATCGAGCGCTTCCTGGTCGGCGCGGTCGACCTGGACGACGTCGTGCACCGTACGGTCCGGCTGCTCGCGCAGCTCACCCGCCAGGTCGCGGTGGTGCAGTACCCGTCGCTGGCCCGCTCCTCGGTGCGGCACCTGGAGCTGGTGCCGATCTCCACCACCCGGTTGATGCTGGTCATGATCGCCGACACCGGCCGGGTCGAGCAGCGGCTGGTCGAACTGCCCGCCCCGGTCCCCGTCGAGGACGTCACCGACCTGCGTCGGCTGGTCAACGAGAAGCTCGTCGGCACCCGGCTCTCGGACACCCCGCCGCTGGTACAGGCGCTGGTCGAGGAGATCCGGCCCGGCTTGCGGCCGGCGATGACCACGCTCTCCACGGTGCTGCTGGAGACGCTGGTCGAGCGGCACGAGGAGCGGATCGCGCTGGCCGGCACGGCCAACCTCACCCGGGGCGGCCTGCTGGACTTCCAGGGTTCGCTGCGGCCGATCCTGGAGGCGCTCGAGGAGGAGGTGGTCCTGCTCAAGCTGATCGGCGAGGTCGAGCCGAGCGCGACGCGGATCCGCATCGGCGACGAGAACGAGATCGACAACCTTCGGGGTGCCTCGGTGGTGAGCACGGGCTACGGTCCGGGTGCCACCATCGTCGGTGGGCTGGGCGTGCTCGGGCCGACCCGGATGGACTACCCCGGCACCATCGCCACGGTACGCGCCGTGGCACGCTACGTGGGCGAGCTGCTGGCCCAGAACTGA
- a CDS encoding phytanoyl-CoA dioxygenase family protein produces MFDYGGRTGYEPISDVDRKEFHEQGFLLLRNVLTEDHRAALEEAVDRVYAEEKAKGNTTKDGTLHLLGFLERDELFGDLLTHPIAFPYMWGLAGWNIYTHHNHLDVTPPAAEPEKPYWGWHQDGYRQNSDPETMDPNLPRPMFSLKVAYVLSDLSEHGRGATKVIPGSHLWNSLPRPDDLTVHNPDPEGTVEITANPGDAFIFDRRQWHSRSTNLSTITRKMLFVGYTYRWIRPLDELHIDKDGEWWANRTPVQRQLCGEGTHTANYWGINWNGYIDDEIPLRKELKERGLLNRNIPWLR; encoded by the coding sequence GTGTTCGACTACGGAGGCCGTACCGGCTACGAGCCGATCAGCGATGTCGATCGCAAGGAGTTCCACGAGCAGGGCTTCCTGCTGCTGCGCAACGTACTGACCGAGGACCACCGGGCCGCGCTCGAGGAGGCGGTCGACCGGGTCTACGCCGAGGAGAAGGCCAAGGGCAACACCACCAAGGACGGAACCCTGCACCTGCTGGGCTTCCTCGAGCGGGACGAACTCTTCGGCGACCTGCTCACCCACCCGATCGCCTTCCCGTACATGTGGGGGCTGGCCGGCTGGAACATCTACACCCACCACAACCACCTCGACGTCACCCCGCCGGCGGCGGAGCCGGAGAAGCCGTACTGGGGTTGGCACCAGGACGGGTACCGGCAGAACTCCGACCCGGAGACGATGGACCCGAACCTGCCCCGGCCGATGTTCTCGCTCAAGGTCGCCTACGTGCTCTCCGACCTGTCCGAGCACGGTCGCGGCGCGACCAAGGTCATCCCGGGCAGCCACCTGTGGAACTCACTGCCCCGCCCGGACGACCTGACCGTGCACAACCCGGACCCGGAGGGCACGGTGGAGATCACCGCCAACCCGGGTGACGCCTTCATCTTCGACCGCCGCCAGTGGCACTCCCGGTCGACGAACCTGTCGACCATCACCCGGAAGATGCTCTTCGTCGGCTACACCTACCGGTGGATCCGTCCGCTGGACGAGCTGCACATCGACAAGGACGGCGAGTGGTGGGCCAACCGCACGCCGGTACAGCGCCAGCTCTGCGGTGAGGGCACCCACACCGCGAACTACTGGGGCATCAACTGGAACGGGTACATCGACGACGAGATCCCGCTCCGCAAGGAACTCAAGGAGCGCGGCCTGCTCAACCGCAACATCCCCTGGCTCCGCTGA
- the ppk2 gene encoding polyphosphate kinase 2: protein MSDPALLDLTADYQVVDGHDDDPVLLRPDGGPVDTWREDYPYDERMARDDYDQQKRLLQIELLKLQDWIKESGERLLILFEGRDAAGKGGTIKRFMEHLNPRGAKVVALVKPNDRESTQWYFQRWIAHLPAAGEIVLFDRSWYNRAGVERVMGFCTRKEYLEFLRQVPELERMLARSGIRLVKFWFSVSQNEQRTRFAIRQVDPVRQWKLSPMDLASLDKWDEYTEAKEAMFFYTDTADAPWTVVKSNDKKRARLEAMRHVLHRFDYTGKDPEVVGVPDPLIVGPAGLDLRPDEEVVQIFPRL from the coding sequence ATGAGCGACCCTGCCCTGCTGGACCTCACCGCCGACTACCAGGTGGTCGACGGTCACGACGACGATCCGGTCCTGCTCCGCCCGGACGGTGGCCCGGTGGACACCTGGCGGGAGGACTACCCGTACGACGAGCGGATGGCGCGCGACGACTACGACCAGCAGAAGCGCCTCCTCCAGATCGAACTCCTCAAGCTCCAGGACTGGATCAAGGAGAGCGGTGAGCGGCTGCTGATCCTCTTCGAGGGACGGGACGCGGCCGGCAAGGGCGGCACCATCAAACGCTTCATGGAGCACCTGAACCCGCGCGGGGCCAAGGTGGTGGCGCTGGTCAAGCCGAACGACCGGGAGTCCACCCAGTGGTACTTCCAGCGGTGGATCGCGCACCTGCCGGCGGCCGGCGAGATCGTGCTGTTCGACCGGTCCTGGTACAACCGGGCCGGGGTGGAGCGGGTGATGGGCTTCTGCACCCGCAAGGAGTACCTGGAGTTCCTCCGGCAGGTCCCCGAGCTGGAGCGGATGCTGGCCCGCTCCGGCATCCGGCTGGTCAAGTTCTGGTTCTCGGTCTCCCAGAACGAGCAGCGCACCCGGTTCGCCATCCGTCAGGTCGACCCGGTACGCCAGTGGAAGCTCTCCCCGATGGACCTGGCCTCGCTCGACAAGTGGGACGAGTACACCGAGGCGAAGGAGGCGATGTTCTTCTACACCGACACCGCCGACGCGCCGTGGACCGTGGTGAAGAGCAACGACAAGAAGCGCGCCCGGCTGGAGGCGATGCGGCACGTGCTGCACCGCTTCGACTACACCGGCAAGGACCCGGAGGTGGTGGGGGTGCCCGACCCGCTCATCGTCGGCCCGGCCGGTCTGGACCTGCGCCCCGACGAGGAGGTTGTGCAGATCTTCCCCCGGCTGTGA
- a CDS encoding histidine triad nucleotide-binding protein has product MPDSAAGTAYHAPVTNDCLFCRIVAGEIPATIVRETDTTLAFRDIDPKAPVHVLVIPKVHYADVATLGQGDPELAGQVLATAAEVAEAEGLLADGFRLMFNTGGYGGQEVFHVHAHLLGGAPLGPMLAR; this is encoded by the coding sequence ATGCCGGACAGTGCTGCCGGGACGGCCTACCATGCCCCGGTGACCAACGACTGCCTCTTCTGCCGCATCGTCGCCGGGGAGATCCCGGCCACCATCGTCCGGGAGACCGACACCACCCTGGCCTTCCGGGACATCGACCCGAAGGCCCCGGTGCACGTGTTGGTGATCCCGAAGGTGCACTACGCCGACGTGGCCACCCTGGGTCAGGGCGACCCGGAGCTGGCCGGGCAGGTGCTCGCCACGGCCGCCGAGGTGGCCGAGGCCGAGGGGCTGCTCGCGGACGGCTTCCGGTTGATGTTCAACACCGGCGGGTACGGCGGCCAGGAGGTCTTCCACGTGCACGCGCACCTGCTCGGTGGCGCCCCGCTCGGCCCGATGCTCGCCCGCTGA
- a CDS encoding MOSC domain-containing protein, which produces MTGRLVSVNVGVVTEAEWAGDASGRSGIDKRPVAGRVPVRATGVTGDFIAERAHHGGPDQAVYAYAREDADRWAAELGRAVPPGSFGENLSTFGVDVTGAVIGEEWAVGSALLQVTKPRTPCRTFAGFWGVPDLIKRFTERALPGAYLRVLRAGEVGVGDPVEVVSRPAHGVTVGEVFRALNREPELLPRLLDVPDLPEPVRDKARRRLVAGVGPA; this is translated from the coding sequence ATGACGGGCAGGTTGGTGTCGGTGAACGTCGGTGTGGTGACCGAGGCGGAGTGGGCCGGCGACGCGAGTGGACGCAGCGGGATCGACAAGCGGCCGGTGGCCGGCCGGGTGCCGGTCCGGGCGACCGGGGTGACCGGTGACTTCATCGCGGAACGGGCCCACCACGGCGGCCCCGACCAGGCGGTGTACGCCTACGCGCGGGAGGACGCCGACCGGTGGGCGGCCGAACTCGGCCGGGCCGTGCCGCCGGGGAGCTTCGGCGAGAACCTCAGCACGTTCGGCGTGGACGTGACCGGCGCGGTCATCGGCGAGGAGTGGGCGGTCGGGTCCGCGCTGCTCCAGGTCACCAAGCCGCGTACGCCCTGCCGGACGTTCGCCGGTTTCTGGGGCGTACCGGACCTGATCAAGCGGTTCACCGAGCGGGCGCTGCCCGGGGCGTACCTGCGGGTGCTCCGGGCGGGTGAGGTCGGCGTGGGGGACCCGGTCGAGGTGGTGAGCCGGCCCGCGCACGGGGTCACCGTCGGTGAGGTGTTCCGGGCCCTGAACCGGGAACCGGAGCTGCTGCCCCGCCTGCTCGACGTACCCGACCTGCCCGAACCCGTCCGGGACAAGGCCCGTCGCCGACTGGTCGCCGGAGTCGGGCCGGCCTGA
- a CDS encoding enoyl-CoA hydratase-related protein: MTSPDALVRVSTDRGVTTLTLDSPHNRNALSTPLMTELLDGLAAAVADDTVRVVVLDHTGPVFCSGADLKETAAAYASGSVPAGKLGDVLAAVWECPKPVVARVAGPARAGGLGLIAAADLAVCAQEATFAFTEVRIGVIPAVISATVLPRLAPRAAAELYLTGATFDGRRAAEVGLVTAAVPAAELDDAVAGYCAALVQGAPGALAGAKELLRRPAGADLRGEVAALADLSTGYFLSAEGREGVLAFREKRPARWVSALDAG, translated from the coding sequence ATGACCTCTCCCGACGCGCTGGTGCGGGTGTCGACGGACCGTGGGGTGACCACGCTCACCCTGGACAGCCCGCACAACCGCAACGCGCTCTCCACGCCCCTGATGACCGAGCTGCTCGACGGCCTCGCGGCGGCGGTGGCCGACGACACGGTGCGGGTGGTGGTGCTCGACCACACCGGCCCGGTCTTCTGCTCCGGGGCGGACCTGAAGGAGACCGCCGCCGCGTACGCCAGCGGGAGCGTGCCGGCCGGGAAGCTCGGCGACGTGCTGGCGGCGGTCTGGGAGTGCCCGAAGCCGGTGGTGGCGCGGGTGGCCGGGCCGGCGCGGGCCGGTGGGCTGGGCCTGATCGCGGCGGCCGACCTGGCGGTCTGCGCGCAGGAGGCGACGTTCGCGTTCACCGAGGTGCGGATCGGGGTGATCCCGGCGGTGATCTCGGCGACCGTGCTGCCCCGGCTGGCCCCCCGCGCGGCGGCCGAGCTGTACCTGACCGGGGCGACCTTCGACGGTCGGCGGGCCGCCGAGGTGGGCCTGGTGACGGCGGCGGTGCCCGCCGCCGAGCTGGACGACGCGGTGGCCGGCTACTGCGCGGCGCTGGTCCAGGGCGCTCCGGGTGCGCTGGCCGGGGCGAAGGAGCTGCTGCGCCGGCCGGCCGGGGCGGACCTGCGCGGGGAGGTGGCGGCGCTGGCCGACCTGTCGACCGGGTACTTCCTCTCCGCGGAGGGACGCGAGGGCGTGCTCGCCTTCCGCGAGAAGCGGCCGGCCCGATGGGTGAGCGCGCTCGACGCGGGGTAG
- a CDS encoding 16S rRNA (uracil(1498)-N(3))-methyltransferase → MSAPLFLVEALPTADTLTLDGPEGHHAATVQRLRVGEELLLGDGRGGTAAAVVTAVGRGTLDVRITSRGYVDASVPRLVVVQGIAKGDRGELAVQAMTEVGVDEIVPWAASRSVSQWRGERGVRAREKWAATAREAAKQARRAWLPVVAGAPDESTATVARRISGATAGFVLHEEAEDRLTTVDLPPTGEIVLVVGPEGGIAPAERDAFTAAGARPVRLGPTVLRTSTAGVAALSVLATRLAHW, encoded by the coding sequence GTGTCGGCGCCGCTGTTCCTGGTCGAGGCGCTGCCCACCGCCGACACGCTCACCCTGGACGGCCCGGAGGGCCACCACGCGGCCACCGTGCAGCGGCTACGGGTCGGCGAGGAACTGCTGCTCGGTGACGGCCGGGGCGGCACCGCCGCCGCCGTGGTCACCGCCGTCGGCCGGGGCACCCTGGACGTCAGGATCACCTCCCGGGGGTACGTCGACGCGTCCGTGCCCCGGCTGGTGGTGGTGCAGGGCATCGCCAAGGGCGACCGGGGCGAGCTGGCCGTGCAGGCGATGACCGAGGTCGGCGTGGACGAGATCGTGCCCTGGGCGGCGTCCCGTTCGGTGTCGCAGTGGCGCGGCGAGCGGGGCGTACGGGCCCGGGAGAAGTGGGCCGCGACCGCCCGGGAGGCGGCCAAGCAGGCCCGCCGGGCCTGGCTGCCGGTGGTGGCCGGGGCCCCGGACGAGTCCACCGCCACGGTGGCCCGGCGGATCTCCGGGGCCACCGCCGGGTTCGTGCTGCACGAAGAGGCCGAGGACCGGCTGACCACCGTCGACCTGCCCCCGACCGGTGAGATCGTGCTGGTGGTGGGCCCGGAGGGCGGCATCGCGCCGGCCGAACGGGACGCGTTCACCGCCGCCGGTGCCCGGCCGGTACGGCTCGGCCCGACGGTGCTGCGCACCTCGACCGCCGGGGTGGCCGCCCTCAGCGTGCTCGCCACCCGCCTCGCCCACTGGTGA
- a CDS encoding DUF4870 domain-containing protein — protein MTEPPRPPGAGDSGGYPPEPTVPLAPGSPSTPAEPTAPLSGAPGASGYPPPGGSPPSDGWPAPSYEPPTRPHEAPSYEPPTQSYGAPGQEPPTQNYGAPSYEPPTQNYGAPSYEPPTQSYGAPSYEPPAPGYGTEPPAPGYGVPADHPTSGGHFAAGQPPTGDPGYPPPGTAPGGYPPPGGQPPPGAGYPPAGGPAASGATSGDDRLWATLAHVGGPIGVVVGGSLFGWVGPLIVLMVRGQQSPAVRAHAVAALNFQITWAIAILVGWLLTAITCGLLFFIPLLLALVPIVLGIVAALKANQDLLYRYPASRTFVR, from the coding sequence ATGACTGAACCGCCTCGCCCGCCCGGAGCGGGCGACTCCGGCGGCTACCCGCCGGAGCCGACCGTCCCGCTCGCGCCCGGGTCCCCGTCGACGCCCGCGGAACCCACCGCACCACTGTCCGGCGCGCCAGGGGCGTCCGGGTATCCCCCGCCCGGCGGCTCCCCGCCGTCCGACGGCTGGCCGGCGCCCTCCTACGAGCCGCCCACCCGGCCCCACGAGGCCCCGTCCTACGAGCCGCCGACGCAGAGCTACGGCGCGCCGGGCCAGGAACCGCCGACCCAGAACTACGGCGCGCCGAGCTACGAGCCGCCGACCCAGAACTACGGGGCACCCTCCTACGAGCCGCCGACCCAGAGCTACGGGGCACCCTCCTACGAGCCGCCCGCCCCGGGCTACGGCACGGAACCGCCCGCGCCGGGGTACGGCGTGCCGGCCGACCACCCGACGTCCGGTGGGCACTTCGCCGCCGGGCAGCCGCCCACCGGCGACCCGGGCTACCCGCCGCCGGGCACCGCGCCCGGGGGTTACCCGCCGCCCGGGGGCCAGCCGCCGCCCGGTGCCGGGTACCCGCCCGCCGGCGGGCCGGCCGCGAGTGGCGCGACCAGCGGCGACGACCGGCTGTGGGCGACCCTCGCCCACGTCGGCGGGCCGATCGGCGTGGTGGTCGGCGGCAGCCTCTTCGGCTGGGTCGGCCCGCTGATCGTGCTGATGGTCCGGGGTCAGCAGTCCCCGGCGGTACGGGCGCACGCGGTGGCCGCGCTGAACTTCCAGATCACCTGGGCGATCGCCATCCTGGTCGGCTGGCTGCTCACCGCGATCACCTGCGGTCTGCTCTTCTTCATCCCGCTGCTGCTCGCCCTGGTGCCGATCGTGCTGGGCATCGTGGCCGCCCTCAAGGCGAACCAGGACCTGCTCTACCGCTACCCGGCGAGCCGGACCTTCGTACGGTGA
- the dnaJ gene encoding molecular chaperone DnaJ, which yields MARDYYGILGVSRDASDDEIKRAYRKLARQFHPDVNPDPEAQEKFKDINAAYEVLSDDRKRQIVDLGGDPLAPGGGGAGAGGPGGAGPFVGFQDIMDAFFGGAAGSRGPRPRTRPGADAILRLELDLHETAFGVEAPITVDTAVLCTTCSGAGTAAGTHLATCEACGGRGEVQSVQRTFLGQVVSARPCTVCQGYGTTIPHPCPTCAGDGRVRTRRSLTVKIPAGVEDGMRIRLAQQGEVGPGGGTAGDLYVEIHERPHDVYSRKGDDLHCRVTVPMTAAALGTRLTIKTLDSEEPVDVKPGTQPGSTLRLRARGVPHLRGTGRGDLYVHLDVRTPTKLDAEQERMLREFAKTRGEEVAELSKQGGFFSRMRDAFNGHA from the coding sequence GTGGCCAGGGACTACTACGGCATTCTCGGTGTCAGCCGGGACGCCTCCGACGACGAGATCAAGCGCGCCTACCGCAAGTTGGCGCGGCAGTTCCACCCGGACGTGAATCCGGACCCGGAGGCCCAGGAGAAGTTCAAGGACATCAACGCCGCGTACGAGGTCCTCTCGGACGACCGGAAGCGGCAGATCGTCGACCTGGGTGGGGACCCGCTCGCCCCGGGCGGCGGCGGGGCCGGCGCGGGCGGCCCCGGCGGGGCCGGGCCGTTCGTCGGCTTCCAGGACATCATGGACGCCTTCTTCGGCGGGGCCGCCGGGTCGCGCGGGCCACGTCCGCGTACCCGACCGGGAGCCGACGCGATCCTCCGGCTGGAACTGGACCTGCACGAGACCGCGTTCGGCGTCGAAGCGCCGATCACCGTCGACACCGCCGTGCTCTGCACCACCTGCTCCGGGGCCGGCACCGCCGCCGGCACCCACCTCGCCACCTGCGAGGCGTGCGGCGGGCGGGGCGAGGTGCAGTCGGTGCAGCGCACCTTCCTCGGCCAGGTCGTCTCGGCCCGGCCGTGCACGGTCTGCCAGGGGTACGGCACCACCATCCCGCACCCCTGCCCGACCTGTGCCGGGGACGGCCGGGTGCGTACCCGCCGCTCGCTCACCGTCAAGATCCCCGCCGGGGTGGAGGACGGCATGCGGATCCGGCTGGCCCAGCAGGGCGAGGTGGGCCCCGGTGGCGGCACCGCCGGCGACCTGTACGTCGAGATCCACGAGCGCCCGCACGACGTGTACTCCCGCAAGGGCGACGACCTGCACTGCCGGGTCACCGTGCCGATGACGGCGGCGGCGCTCGGCACCCGGCTGACCATCAAGACGCTGGACAGCGAGGAGCCCGTCGACGTCAAACCGGGCACCCAGCCGGGCAGCACGCTGCGGCTGCGCGCCCGGGGCGTACCGCACCTGCGCGGCACCGGCCGGGGCGACCTCTACGTCCACCTGGACGTGCGGACCCCGACCAAGCTCGACGCCGAGCAGGAGCGGATGCTGCGCGAGTTCGCCAAGACCCGCGGTGAGGAGGTCGCCGAGCTGAGCAAGCAGGGCGGCTTCTTCTCCCGGATGCGCGACGCGTTCAACGGGCACGCCTGA